Proteins encoded within one genomic window of Synechococcus sp. PCC 7335:
- a CDS encoding cache domain-containing protein — MSAKVPLSLISPLSNLSRRSRSLRSVLVIPFLIQIFAVVGLTGYFSLRNGQRAVNQVASRLRSEVSDRILAELANYAERPHLLNQINADAVRRNTLQTQNRSSEQYLWQQMQFLDNITWLYFGSQAEGAFVGVTRTVENNFNAVVNEPATDFKGQVYELNERGDRTQLLEARLDTYDARTRPWYQAAVAAQDEVWTDIYLEWELQQLTLSAALPVYSLSDELLGVVATDFSLDDISQVLSGLDIGTQGQAFIMESSGLLVATSTDETPYLRTEAGRVQRLQAVDSANAITRQTAQGVDEAISMNSLTNTAQLEFSIDGQNQFVQVSRFNDLRGIDWLVVVVIPEAEFMGDIRRNTRTTILLCLAALLLASLIGWLTARRINQPILALNQIAQAIAQRAQTGPLQTDLSADNFPPQISSNPSSQNQSIARQTFSQGIREVDALADSLSQMASQLQDSLVALENNNEALEARIQQRTIDLEQAKQQADASNQAKSAFLANMSHELRTPLNAILGFSQVLISHDNLTAEQKDNLSIIYRSGNQLLTTINEVLHLSSIEASNTTLSEQTEALNQLLDVLKKRTVAQTSLLEVEEIAVMPAEWVRSLHTAATQVDGDRLHQLIEAIPSQHSLLRQKLEILVDGFCYDHILEVTQAIR, encoded by the coding sequence ATGTCAGCAAAAGTGCCTCTTTCTCTGATTTCTCCACTATCGAATCTAAGCCGCAGGTCCCGGTCACTTCGATCTGTGCTGGTCATTCCTTTCTTGATTCAGATATTTGCGGTTGTTGGGCTAACAGGTTATTTCTCGCTGCGGAATGGACAGCGGGCCGTGAACCAGGTGGCTTCTCGGCTAAGAAGTGAAGTTTCTGATCGGATTCTGGCCGAGCTAGCCAATTATGCTGAGCGTCCTCATCTATTGAATCAAATCAATGCAGATGCCGTTCGCCGCAATACTCTCCAAACTCAAAACCGCAGCAGTGAGCAGTATCTTTGGCAGCAGATGCAGTTTCTCGATAACATCACCTGGCTCTATTTTGGTTCTCAAGCAGAAGGAGCATTTGTAGGCGTTACCCGCACAGTCGAGAACAACTTTAATGCGGTAGTAAATGAACCTGCAACTGACTTTAAAGGACAGGTCTATGAATTGAATGAGCGAGGTGATCGCACACAGCTACTAGAAGCCCGCTTAGATACCTACGATGCTCGTACTCGTCCTTGGTATCAGGCAGCGGTGGCAGCTCAAGACGAAGTTTGGACCGATATCTACCTAGAGTGGGAGCTACAGCAGCTTACCTTAAGTGCAGCACTGCCAGTGTATAGTCTCAGCGATGAGCTGCTGGGAGTCGTTGCCACAGATTTTTCTTTGGATGATATCAGTCAAGTGTTGAGTGGCCTGGATATTGGTACGCAGGGACAGGCTTTTATTATGGAAAGCTCTGGGCTGCTTGTGGCTACTTCAACCGATGAAACCCCCTATCTTAGAACTGAAGCAGGCAGAGTTCAAAGACTGCAGGCAGTTGACAGCGCTAATGCCATCACTCGCCAAACAGCGCAGGGGGTAGATGAAGCGATCTCTATGAACAGCTTGACCAATACTGCTCAGTTAGAATTCTCAATCGATGGTCAGAATCAGTTTGTTCAGGTCTCACGCTTCAATGACCTGCGCGGAATTGACTGGTTAGTAGTAGTGGTTATTCCAGAAGCAGAATTCATGGGAGATATTCGTCGCAACACTCGTACGACTATTCTGTTGTGCCTAGCAGCTTTGCTATTAGCTTCCCTTATTGGTTGGCTAACGGCACGGCGCATCAATCAGCCCATACTAGCGCTCAACCAGATTGCTCAAGCGATCGCCCAAAGAGCACAAACAGGTCCTCTACAAACAGATCTAAGCGCAGATAATTTTCCACCACAAATTTCATCTAACCCGTCGTCTCAAAACCAAAGTATCGCTCGTCAGACATTTTCTCAAGGCATTAGAGAAGTTGACGCTCTAGCTGATTCGCTAAGTCAGATGGCCAGCCAGCTACAAGACTCACTGGTAGCTCTAGAAAATAACAACGAAGCGCTAGAAGCCCGCATTCAGCAACGGACGATTGACCTCGAGCAGGCAAAGCAACAGGCCGATGCTTCCAATCAAGCAAAAAGTGCCTTTCTAGCAAACATGAGCCACGAGTTACGAACCCCCCTCAATGCTATCTTGGGCTTCTCTCAGGTGTTGATTAGCCACGACAACCTTACAGCAGAACAAAAAGATAACCTTTCTATTATCTACCGGAGCGGCAATCAGCTTCTCACGACCATAAACGAAGTTCTTCATCTCTCTAGCATTGAAGCGAGTAACACTACCTTGAGTGAGCAGACAGAAGCATTGAATCAGCTGCTAGACGTACTGAAAAAAAGAACCGTTGCTCAGACTTCGCTGTTGGAGGTCGAGGAGATTGCTGTGATGCCTGCCGAATGGGTGCGATCGCTACACACTGCTGCTACCCAGGTTGATGGAGATCGCTTGCATCAACTTATCGAAGCAATACCCTCACAGCACAGTCTGCTCAGACAAAAATTAGAGATCCTCGTTGATGGCTTTTGCTACGACCATATTCTAGAGGTAACGCAGGCAATCCGGTAG
- a CDS encoding ASCH domain-containing protein, with protein MNKVKIDQYWQSYLGTLPSQQKIDRSYLIDQFGDSPALTNELTGLVLNRVKTATCSALWEWEAEQSPLPKVGSKTVILDSAQNPACIVETTEIIVCPFNQVDRKFAYDEGEDNRSLESWRREHWKYFSRVLPKIGKTPTPTMPLVCERFQVLYSV; from the coding sequence ATGAACAAAGTCAAAATCGATCAATATTGGCAAAGCTATTTAGGCACTTTGCCTAGTCAACAAAAAATAGATAGGTCTTACTTGATTGACCAGTTTGGAGATAGTCCTGCGCTTACGAATGAGCTGACTGGGCTAGTTCTTAATCGGGTGAAAACAGCTACCTGCTCTGCGTTATGGGAATGGGAAGCTGAACAAAGTCCGCTACCAAAGGTGGGCAGTAAGACTGTCATTCTAGATAGTGCTCAAAACCCAGCTTGCATTGTAGAGACAACGGAGATCATTGTTTGTCCGTTCAACCAGGTCGATAGGAAGTTTGCCTATGACGAAGGAGAAGATAACCGTAGTTTGGAATCTTGGCGGCGAGAACACTGGAAATATTTTTCTAGGGTTCTACCAAAGATTGGTAAGACCCCGACACCGACAATGCCTCTGGTCTGCGAACGGTTTCAAGTTCTATACTCTGTGTAA
- a CDS encoding alpha/beta hydrolase, with protein MLGPQNLFSLPALATKVPKDFSATLWASSAAAIAYVGACFALYSIQTKLIYRPLAQLIKTPADVGLAYEDIWIPISDGCGESQSEYLHAWWVPNPHSSRVMLFCHGNYGNISYNTERIRFHHAQGCSVLAFDYRGYGLSSGPAPNEANIFADADAAFNYLTLSRKVSPENIVLSGHSIGGAVAIDLASHHLEINRLIVESSFTTMRDAVEAKAIYRFFPIEILLTEPFDSLSKVKELKMPVLYVHGDQDFDVPPRFSRQLYAATPSPKQIFIARGADHNMETLAGDAYASVLQNFYNGTDRVAQHIEELQLAS; from the coding sequence ATGCTCGGTCCCCAAAATTTATTCTCCCTTCCTGCTCTTGCGACCAAAGTACCCAAAGATTTTTCGGCAACATTATGGGCCAGTAGCGCTGCTGCGATCGCCTATGTAGGCGCTTGTTTTGCTCTCTACAGCATCCAAACTAAGCTGATCTATCGCCCTTTAGCGCAGCTTATCAAGACCCCGGCTGACGTAGGGTTAGCCTATGAAGACATTTGGATCCCTATCAGCGATGGCTGCGGTGAAAGTCAAAGTGAGTACCTCCATGCCTGGTGGGTCCCTAACCCTCACAGCAGCCGCGTTATGCTGTTTTGTCACGGCAACTACGGGAACATCAGCTATAACACCGAGCGTATCCGATTCCATCATGCTCAAGGTTGCTCTGTCCTCGCTTTTGACTACCGTGGCTATGGGCTGAGTAGTGGGCCTGCGCCGAACGAAGCAAACATCTTTGCTGATGCCGACGCAGCTTTTAACTATCTAACGCTTAGCCGTAAGGTATCACCAGAGAACATTGTTTTATCAGGTCATTCTATCGGAGGTGCCGTTGCTATCGACCTAGCTAGTCATCATCTTGAAATTAATCGCCTTATCGTCGAAAGTAGCTTCACTACTATGAGGGATGCTGTTGAGGCAAAAGCTATCTATCGGTTCTTTCCCATCGAAATTCTATTAACTGAGCCCTTCGACTCTCTAAGCAAAGTCAAGGAACTAAAGATGCCGGTCCTTTATGTTCATGGCGACCAGGATTTCGATGTTCCCCCTAGATTTAGTCGTCAGCTCTACGCCGCAACCCCTAGCCCTAAGCAAATTTTTATTGCTCGTGGCGCAGATCACAATATGGAGACGCTGGCAGGCGATGCTTATGCCTCTGTTCTTCAAAATTTCTACAATGGGACTGACCGTGTCGCTCAACACATTGAAGAGCTACAACTCGCCTCGTAG
- a CDS encoding homocysteine S-methyltransferase family protein: MTTNTYHLPQLNFLDKTQQSENRLFITDGGLETDLIFQQGIHLPDFAAFVLLNDVMGVAALRRYFEKYVAIAHRYGVGLILESPTWRANSDWGDRLGYDAEALARVNQQAITLLHTIRLEAQNPTSVVISGCIGPRGDGYSPSSQMDIQSAQEYHTAQVETFALSCAANRADMVSALTMTYVEEAIGIAFAARKARIPVTISFTVETDGRLPSGQSLRSAIEQVDQATDCAPAYYMINCAHPTHFQQTVAVDEPWTERIYGIRSNASRKSHAELDDSDTLDQGSPVELGWQSVELAKSLPNLAVLGGCCGTDYRHIEAICQAYCSSMDHSITPSQKSPIEDSSAIDYHKEITLFDRSF; this comes from the coding sequence ATGACTACTAACACCTATCATCTCCCTCAGCTAAACTTTCTTGATAAAACCCAACAAAGTGAAAATCGCTTATTTATCACTGATGGCGGTCTAGAAACAGATCTTATTTTTCAGCAGGGAATACATTTGCCTGACTTTGCAGCCTTTGTACTATTGAACGATGTGATGGGTGTTGCGGCCCTTAGACGCTATTTTGAAAAGTACGTGGCGATCGCTCATAGATATGGCGTTGGTCTGATACTAGAAAGCCCAACCTGGCGGGCGAACAGCGATTGGGGCGATCGCTTAGGCTATGATGCTGAGGCGCTAGCACGGGTCAATCAACAGGCGATCACGCTGCTTCACACTATTCGCTTAGAAGCTCAAAACCCAACTTCTGTTGTAATTAGCGGTTGCATCGGCCCTAGGGGTGATGGCTACAGTCCCAGTAGCCAAATGGATATTCAGAGCGCTCAGGAATATCACACTGCTCAGGTTGAAACCTTTGCCTTAAGCTGCGCTGCGAATAGAGCCGATATGGTTAGCGCACTGACTATGACCTATGTTGAAGAGGCTATTGGCATCGCTTTCGCGGCTCGAAAGGCTCGTATCCCGGTGACCATTTCATTTACCGTAGAAACAGATGGCCGCTTACCATCTGGTCAGTCTCTTAGATCAGCGATCGAGCAAGTTGATCAAGCTACAGACTGTGCGCCAGCCTACTATATGATTAACTGTGCACATCCAACTCATTTTCAGCAAACAGTCGCCGTCGACGAACCTTGGACTGAGCGCATCTATGGTATCCGCTCAAATGCTTCTCGCAAAAGTCACGCTGAACTAGATGACTCAGACACTCTAGATCAGGGCAGTCCTGTCGAGCTAGGTTGGCAGTCTGTAGAATTAGCCAAAAGCCTACCTAATTTAGCTGTATTAGGCGGTTGCTGTGGTACGGACTATCGTCATATCGAAGCCATTTGTCAAGCCTACTGTTCTTCCATGGATCACAGTATCACTCCTAGTCAAAAGAGCCCAATTGAGGATAGTTCAGCTATCGACTATCACAAGGAAATAACTCTTTTTGATAGATCCTTTTAG
- a CDS encoding metallophosphoesterase, with the protein MRLNFKFAVVSDLHIALPHTIWDAPNRFHLVEVSIPAFEQILDQLVADRPDFLLLPGDLVQHGERDNHQWLANRLAQLPFPVYVVPGNHDVPRKERTLANNNQTISRVALTDFPQIYRQFGYTDSKQLYYQQEILPGVHLIGLNSNTFDESGEQIGTGFIDEEQFSWLDAQLKKLAGKFVMVMVHHNVLEHLPNQAKSKLGQRYMIKNAPKLVSRLQAAKVPLAFTGHLHVQDIAKSGNFYAITTGSLVSYPHPYRLMSVSTNAQGLRQVNIETRRVESLADWPTLQQTSKQWMGDRSFPFILRLMTDPPLSLSPEQAESYAPYVKDFWATVAAGDAWFDYKKLPEKVQRYFRRFNAVGEDGKEKFIDNNAVLLLR; encoded by the coding sequence ATGAGACTCAATTTCAAATTTGCCGTTGTCAGCGATTTGCACATTGCCCTGCCACATACTATCTGGGATGCTCCAAATCGATTTCATCTGGTTGAGGTCAGTATTCCAGCTTTTGAGCAGATTCTAGATCAGCTAGTTGCCGATCGACCAGATTTTTTATTACTACCTGGAGATTTAGTACAACATGGTGAAAGAGACAATCATCAGTGGTTAGCCAATCGACTAGCACAATTACCTTTCCCAGTCTATGTTGTCCCCGGCAACCATGATGTGCCTAGAAAAGAGCGAACTCTAGCTAACAATAATCAAACTATTTCTAGAGTTGCGTTGACTGATTTTCCGCAAATCTATCGACAGTTCGGCTACACGGATAGCAAGCAGCTTTACTATCAACAAGAAATTTTGCCAGGTGTTCATCTAATTGGATTGAATTCCAATACTTTTGATGAGTCAGGAGAGCAAATCGGCACAGGTTTTATTGATGAAGAACAGTTTTCATGGCTAGATGCCCAACTAAAAAAACTTGCTGGTAAGTTTGTGATGGTGATGGTCCATCACAACGTGTTGGAGCATCTACCCAATCAAGCAAAATCAAAGCTGGGTCAACGCTACATGATCAAAAATGCACCTAAGCTAGTTTCAAGACTTCAAGCAGCAAAAGTACCACTTGCATTCACCGGACATCTGCACGTACAAGACATTGCTAAATCAGGTAATTTCTACGCAATTACGACAGGTTCGTTGGTTAGCTATCCCCATCCATATCGATTGATGTCTGTTTCAACAAACGCACAGGGGCTGCGGCAGGTAAACATAGAAACCAGGCGAGTAGAATCTCTCGCCGATTGGCCAACATTGCAACAAACTTCCAAGCAGTGGATGGGCGATCGCTCTTTTCCCTTCATTCTACGCCTGATGACTGACCCACCGCTTTCCCTATCGCCAGAACAGGCAGAAAGCTATGCGCCCTATGTCAAAGATTTTTGGGCAACCGTCGCAGCAGGAGATGCGTGGTTCGACTACAAAAAACTACCAGAGAAGGTGCAGAGATATTTTCGACGGTTCAATGCTGTTGGAGAAGATGGTAAGGAAAAGTTTATAGATAACAATGCAGTATTGTTGCTGAGGTAA